One window from the genome of bacterium encodes:
- a CDS encoding rhodanese-like domain-containing protein — MKNKFLLIGAPVLIIAAFVGFLAWNSYNAPGDVTGAQFISPETFRQWLDQDKALVVDVQTYDGYLRMHFPGSITTHAYPVVTAAQKRQVEAIIPIINKSKKPVVLVCFGGITGAPNARTHLLSKGVSDKRLFILQGGSMGWPWKGMFISGTRR, encoded by the coding sequence ATGAAGAACAAATTTCTGTTAATCGGCGCGCCAGTCCTCATCATCGCCGCTTTCGTTGGATTTCTCGCATGGAACTCCTATAACGCGCCCGGTGATGTCACTGGAGCGCAGTTCATCAGCCCCGAGACCTTCCGCCAATGGCTGGACCAGGACAAGGCTCTTGTGGTGGATGTCCAGACCTACGATGGTTATTTGAGAATGCACTTCCCGGGCTCGATCACGACTCACGCCTACCCGGTGGTCACGGCCGCCCAAAAGAGGCAGGTGGAGGCGATCATCCCGATCATTAATAAATCCAAAAAACCGGTGGTCCTTGTCTGCTTCGGAGGCATAACCGGTGCTCCAAACGCGCGCACCCATCTCCTTTCCAAGGGGGTCTCCGACAAGAGGCTCTTTATTCTCCAGGGCGGGTCCATGGGGTGGCCGTGGAAGGGTATGTTCATCAGCGGTACTCGACGCTGA
- the msrB gene encoding peptide-methionine (R)-S-oxide reductase MsrB produces the protein MNRLGKGLVLAWAGYPVVFSTREAFAVTSEGTLRVYSFTEGGYVIMDKVVKNKDEWKKILTKEQYRVLREQGTERAFTSELDNNKEKGVYRCAGCGLDLFSSEHKFGSGTGWPSFWQPIAPENVGVQEDNSLFTRRTEVHCARCIGHQGHIFNDGPKPTGLRYCINGVALQFVSEKEAKS, from the coding sequence ATGAATCGATTAGGGAAGGGCCTGGTTTTGGCCTGGGCCGGTTATCCCGTTGTTTTTTCCACAAGAGAGGCTTTCGCAGTTACCAGCGAAGGCACTTTGAGGGTATATTCCTTTACGGAAGGTGGATATGTAATTATGGACAAAGTCGTTAAAAACAAAGACGAGTGGAAAAAAATACTTACAAAGGAACAGTACCGTGTGCTTCGCGAGCAGGGCACCGAGAGAGCCTTCACCAGCGAACTTGACAATAACAAGGAAAAAGGCGTTTACCGTTGTGCAGGGTGCGGCCTTGACCTGTTCTCCTCCGAGCACAAGTTTGGCTCCGGAACAGGGTGGCCGAGCTTCTGGCAGCCCATCGCACCCGAAAACGTGGGCGTCCAGGAGGACAACAGCCTTTTCACGCGGCGGACAGAGGTACACTGTGCCCGCTGTATTGGACACCAGGGACACATCTTCAATGATGGGCCCAAACCTACCGGGCTTCGGTACTGCATCAACGGAGTTGCACTGCAGTTTGTATCGGAAAAGGAAGCGAAAAGCTGA